GTGATGTTATGACCCGTTTGTACAGCGCTGACGCGCACCTCTCCCTGCTCGGTAAATTTAAGCGCATTTGAGACAAAGTTTCTCAGAATTTGAGCGACTTTGCCCTCATCGTTATAGAGTGGCGGAATGTCTTCAGGTTCCTCGACAATCAGCGCTACAGAGGAGCCTTGAACCAATAATGGGCGCAGCATCCCCCGCAGCGTGCCAAACAATTCACTAACTTCAAAGGAACTGGGATGCACTTCAATTTTTCCAGCTTCCACCTTTGCCAAATCCAGCAAGTCGTTGACCAGTTCTGATAATCCGCTTGCCGCTTTTTGGATGAATGTTACCTGCTTTTCTTGCTCGATGGTCAAATCGCCATCCATCCGGGCTAGCAGCATCCGAGAGAGGGAGAGAATCGAGTTGAGCGGCGTGCGAAACTCGTGGCTCATGTTCGAGAGAAAGCGGGTTTTTAACTCGTTTACCTGTTGCAGAGAACTGGCTTTCTCATCCAGTTCTGCATAGAGGGCAACCACACCGCGATTGGTATCTTCCAATTCCTGATTGAGTTGGCTCAGTTCTTCCTCACGCTTCCGTAGCTCTGCCATAGCCCGGAGTAATTCCTGGTTTTGCTGCTGGATTTCTTGATAGGGATTTTCAGGCGATCGCCCAATGACGGTTTCTCGAATCTGCTGCAATTGCGAATCGCTGAAAGTGGGTGTGCGCTTCGACAATTTTTTGCCGATTGTTACCGTTGTTCCTTGCTCCGGCAGCGATTCAATCTCGAAGAAATCCATCAATCTCCGAGTACCCATGATGCCTAGCCCCGCTCCCGTATCAGAGGTGTAGCGTCCGGCCAAAACATCTGCTAAATGAGGAATGCCCCCACCCCGATCTTGAATCCGAATCAGAAACGCTTGCGGCTCTCCCGCCACAGAAAATTCAACTGTTCCACCTTGGGCATATTGAAAGGCATTACGGGCAATTTCGGAAACTGCCGTTGCCAATCGCGCCCGATCTTGAGCATCAAAGCCCAACTGCTCGGCGATCTCACGAGTTCTTTGCCGAGCTTGCACAACATCCTGTTCGTACTGAATGGCGATCGTAAAAACGCTTGTCATCTGCCCATTCCTTTCGCAACTAACACCGTCACATCATCCCGGTCTCGGTTAAAGTCTCGGTATAGCACCCCTGCAATCAGACTGGGATGTTTTTGCATCAAACCGGGATAGCGATCGATCTGCCACTTAGCACTTAATCCGTCAGAATGCATAATTAAAATTCCGTTGGCATACCAGGGATAGCTAAACTCTTGAATTTTGCGGATTTCATGTCCCACCGTGCCATTGTGAGATAGCAGATGGCGATGCTCTGTAAAGGAGAAAATGCTAGCAGCGATGTTGCCAATTCCGGCAAAGCGGACAGACTGTTGTTCAAAGTCAATTTCGGCAATGGCGAGTGCTGCACCTCGCGTACTTCGCAAGGCAGCGTGGGCAGCTTCGACGATCGCACCTGGAGAACGATGATGATGTTCTTGAAACATTCTCATGGCTGCATCAGCGGCACTGGCTGCCGCAGGCCCATGCCCTAAACCATCAGCTACTAACAACAGGCTACGGCAACAATCAACTTCAAATGCCCAGGTATCTCCTGAAACTTCTTCTCCCCGTTTTGGCAAACAGATCGCTCCAATTTCTAAAAACTTTTCAGGTTGATGGGGTGCTGAGTCTGGCCAGAGTTGAGCGAGAAGGGCTGTACCTTGGTTGGGAACAGAGTAAATTTCCAGTAAACCAGAAAGGCGACGAATTGCACCCATGCCATTACCCAAGGTTCCAGCTGTGGAAAAGCCATCTTGCAAACACTCATCCACATCAACCATTCCCCGTCCTTTATCTAGCGATAAGATTTCAATGCCAATTCTAGAATCTTCCTGGAGCGATCGCAGCAGCACGATTCCGCCGTGGGCGTGCTGTACCAAATTGTTCGCAATTTCTGTCACGACAATCCCAACCTTGCCCCGTTCTGTTTCCTGAAAACCGAGCCGAGTTGCTAAACCCATCGCTACCCGTCTGGCTTCTCCAGTCTGGCTAGATTCAGTAATTGTGACGGCGACAGACTCTCTCATTTTATTTCCATCGTACAATTATTATCCGTGTTCCTTCTCCCACCGCAGACTGAATCTCAAACTCGTTGGCAAGTCTTTTCGCACCACCCAGCCCCATACCTAAGCCGTTGCCCGTGGTGAACCCATCCTTTAGCGCCAGATCGATATCGGGAATACCCGGCCCCCAATCTTCAAAGGTCAGCCGCAGTCCTCGTCGTCGTCCTTCCTGAAGCGTTTCTAGCTTGACTGTGCCGCCCCCCCCGTAGTCTAGGGTATTGCGGGCTAACTCACTGGCGGCGGTCACAATTTTAGTTTGGTCTACTAAGCCAAAGCCAATTTCCACGGCCAGCTGGCGCACAGACTGCCGAACTAAAACTACATCTGTAGAAGATTGAATGTCAATCGTTTCAGTCTTCTGCATCGTCATCTGCACGCCATTTAGTAGCAGTGATTTGATTTGTGGTTGCATTGAGTGACGATCGCAACAATGCCATACCCTTTTCGACGTTTAGGGCAGTGCGAATCCCCATCAGCGACATCCCTAATTCCACTAAGGTTATTGCCACAGCAGGCTGCATCCCGACGACAACTGTCTCAGCATCTAGCACCCGTGACATTCTGGCAATGTTGCCTAAAATCCTCCCCATGAAGGAATCAACAATCTCTAATCCTGAAATATCAATCAGGACACCGTGAGCGTGGGTTTGAGTGATGCGATTTGTCAGGTCTTCCTGTAGTGTGATGGCGAGGCGATCGTGCATATCTACCTGGATCGTCACAAGTAGAAAATTGCCCATTTTAAGTATAGGAATACTTTCCATTGCTTCCTTCCCCCTATTTTGATTGAGAGCGGGTAATGGTCGTTCCCAACCGTTTTAGCGCCGTCAGAAAGGCATCGGCTAAGGTTGCTTTTGTGACTACATTTGTCAAATCAATGCCGAGATAAACGATCGTTTGGGCAATTTGAGGGCGAATGCCACTGATCATACAATCAGCTCCCATAAGACGGGCGGCGGTAACGGTCTTGAGCAGATGTTGAGCAGTCAGGGTATCGACAGTGGGAACCCCGGTAATGTCAATGATGGCAACTTCGGAACTGGTTTCGACAATCTTCTGCAATAACGACTCCATCATCATTTGAGTCCGGGCACTATCCAGGGTGCCGATTATCGGCAATGCCAAAATTCCATCCCAGAGTTTAACGACGGGGGTAGACAGCTCCATCAACTCTTCCTGCTGCCGCAAAATCACCTCTTCTCGCGCCTTTTGATAAACTTCAATTGTCAGCAATCCTAGCTGATCGAGTAAGTTTGTGGCTAGCCAGATATTTTCACCCAACTCAATGGGGTCTTGCAATTGCTGACGCATTCGCTTGAAGAGCGGTTGCTTGAACGAAAAGACGAATGTAGCTGTTTCTGAGGGTGTGAAGCCATTTTGCGATCGCGATCGAGAAATGCTGTTGAGCATCTCCCGCATATCTTGCCACGTTGCTGCCTGAATATTGGTAAAGTTGCCCCGCCCAACGGCAATCCGAAACAAACTAAGGAATTCCCGGCACTCCTCCTTTAGTTGTGCTTCTTTAATCAAGCCTCTCCGAATATTCACAGTGGCTAGTTGTTGAGTCCACTCCGACAGCAAGTCTGCCTCGAAGGTTTCTAATATCTCTGATATCTTACTTTCGCTCATCGTTTCTTTGAGGGCAAACGCTTTCATTAGTTCAAAATCAGTGTATGACGATTCAGCCCTAGCTGAAAACGACGATTACAAAAAGTCTAAAAGCTTGCTAGATATCAAGTGCGATAAATCCAAGGGGTGTGGGAGGTGTGGGGAGTGTGGAAGGATGGGGAAGAAGTCTTACCCCCCACACTCCTCTTCTATGCGTGAGAAATCCGGGCTGGGTTGGGCTACGCCTACCCTAAGATTGATTGAGGATCGGCAAAAAAGTTACAAAAAATGCGTCCGTATAAAAAGTGTATTCTGACTCCTGAATTCTGACTCCTGCTGTATTTAATGCAAATTTCGGGACTGTGGTTGAATGGGAAGCGGAGAACGAGAAGGTACTTTATCGCGCCTTAAGAGTAAAGGAAGACTGAGAAACCCCAAAATAATTACTACTCCGGTCATTATCCAAACCGTCAACCTATTTGGTCTATAGTCACCTCGTTCAATTTGCCAGAAAACTTGATTGTATCGCCACGCAGCTAAGGCAATAGTCGAAATTCCAAAAATTACCAAAGCAACACCCAAGTTTTCAGAGTTGGATAATGGACTTACCGGAGGTTCTTGTTGAGTAATCGCAATATTCAACTGGCGCAGAAATATACCAAATCGCGCGATCGCAAAACCAAAGCCAATCAATGCAATAGAAGTGCGTAGCCAAGCCAGAAATGTCCGTTCGTTCGCTTGATGTTCCCTTTGACGGTCAATTTTCGGTATTTTATCCATGAGTAGCTTCTGATGCCAAGTCCCCCCTTTGATGAATAGCATTAACCAGTGAAAGAGGAAACACCCAGACGCATCTGCAATGATTAACACAGTCTAATGATGACTCTGAGAAGACCCCAAGCGAATCCCAAAATCTTTACCTTAAACAGCAAGAAGGCTTACACTTACCGCTTGATCGGAAGTGTTGAGATGAATTGCACATGAATTAACGATAGTCCTGCAACCAATGCCGTAGGCGAGGAAGAGGACATAGAGGAAACGAACAAATCTTTGGCTATTTGTTTCAACTTTCCACATCTATGTTACCATGAACATATAAACACGGTAAGTTTGATGCCATGTATAGAGCAGTTAAACTTAGAATTTATCCTACTGATGAGCAAGAATCTTATCTGGCCCAGTGCTTTGGTAATACTCGGTGGTTATGGAATTATATGCTTAACGCCACAACTACTGTGTACAAAGAGACAGGCAAAGGACTTTCTAAAGCTGCAATGGACAAGTTGCTTCCCAGTTTGAAAAAAGAATATGAATGGTTGGGGCTTGCCTACAGCCAAGTATTGCAACGAGTAACATTCAACCTTTCAAGCGCGTTTGTCAATTTTTTTGAAGGACGGGCTAAATTCCCTGACTTTAAATCAAAGCATGGTAAGCAATCTATTCAATATCCCCAAAATGTAAAACTAATATCACAGGATTCTGTAATTAAATTTCCTGGTAATTTGGGGATAATTAAAGCCGTGTTTCATAAAGAACTACCCAACGCAAAATTTACTACTGTAACAATATCTAAAAATACAGATGGCAATTACTATGCTTCTATTCTGTTCAATCAGAATGATCATCCAGTCATAGCAATTAGACAAGCTATTGGAGTTGACCTTGGATTAAAGAATTTTGTTATAACTTCGGAAGGTTCAAAGTATGGCCTCCCGAATAAACAACTAGCTTCTTTAGAAAAGAATTGGAAGCGCAAACAAAAGAAATTAGCTAAAAAAACAGATAAAACATCTAATAAGCGCCGCAAGGCTAAACGATTAGTGGCAAAAGCCTCTAGCAAGATAGCTAGAGTAAGAGTTGATTTTCTACACAAGCTATCTCGCAAAATAGCATACGAAAACCAAGTGATTTGTGTGGAAGACTTGGCAGTGAAAAATATGGTTAAAAACCCCAATCTGGCAAAAGCTATCAGTGACCAAGGATGGCGAATGTTCTTAACCATGCTTAAATACAAAGCTGAGAAATTTGGTCATACTTATCAAGAAATAGGTCGTTTCTTTCCATCTTCTCAACTTTGTAGTGAAACTCTACTACCAATCCTTATGTTGCAAAATGGTTATGATTCATTAGCTGTAAGGTTCGTAGACTGTCCACACTGCCAAATGCGGCACGATAGGGATATCAACGCCGCAATAAATATTAAAAATGAAGGACTGCGATTATGGGCGTTAGGAACTAGCGCTTCTGCCCTTGGAGGGGATGTAAGACCAAAGTCTTCGGGACGTAAAAAATCCATGAAAACTGAGGCAATCCCTAATGAATTGGGAAGCCTACCCTGTACCGAACAGTGTAAGTAGTTCACAATGGTAAATAAGGTAAAGATATATATCAGAGTCAAAATCAATGGCACTATTCGGATTTGGCAAAAAGTCAGTTATGCCCACACCTGAAGAAGCTTTGTCAGGAAGGGCACAATCTAT
This Nostoc sp. C052 DNA region includes the following protein-coding sequences:
- a CDS encoding ATP-binding protein encodes the protein MTSVFTIAIQYEQDVVQARQRTREIAEQLGFDAQDRARLATAVSEIARNAFQYAQGGTVEFSVAGEPQAFLIRIQDRGGGIPHLADVLAGRYTSDTGAGLGIMGTRRLMDFFEIESLPEQGTTVTIGKKLSKRTPTFSDSQLQQIRETVIGRSPENPYQEIQQQNQELLRAMAELRKREEELSQLNQELEDTNRGVVALYAELDEKASSLQQVNELKTRFLSNMSHEFRTPLNSILSLSRMLLARMDGDLTIEQEKQVTFIQKAASGLSELVNDLLDLAKVEAGKIEVHPSSFEVSELFGTLRGMLRPLLVQGSSVALIVEEPEDIPPLYNDEGKVAQILRNFVSNALKFTEQGEVRVSAVQTGHNITFSVSDTGIGIASADRERIFEDFMQIESPLQKQVKGTGLGLPLSRKLAELLGGSISVKSQLGEGSTFTALIPIVYPNATELTTGLQPIASVEPTRLPILVVEDHPETLFIYEKHLQESIYQLIATRTLAQARLALQKLRPAAIMLDILLEGQNGWTFLREIKGDETTRTIPVLVITIVDNEKQALALGADGFLIKPVDRLPLLNKLNRLITENKPQKVLLIDDDPAYRYLVKQLLINTPLSILEAANGQEGLNLAQREQPNAIVLDLEMPEIGGFDVLKQLKNNSVTQSIPVIIHSSAQLDAEAQSRLAKQSIAIVSKETGSQTTAIVQLQDALVKAGLVLEV
- a CDS encoding ATP-binding SpoIIE family protein phosphatase, producing the protein MRESVAVTITESSQTGEARRVAMGLATRLGFQETERGKVGIVVTEIANNLVQHAHGGIVLLRSLQEDSRIGIEILSLDKGRGMVDVDECLQDGFSTAGTLGNGMGAIRRLSGLLEIYSVPNQGTALLAQLWPDSAPHQPEKFLEIGAICLPKRGEEVSGDTWAFEVDCCRSLLLVADGLGHGPAAASAADAAMRMFQEHHHRSPGAIVEAAHAALRSTRGAALAIAEIDFEQQSVRFAGIGNIAASIFSFTEHRHLLSHNGTVGHEIRKIQEFSYPWYANGILIMHSDGLSAKWQIDRYPGLMQKHPSLIAGVLYRDFNRDRDDVTVLVAKGMGR
- a CDS encoding anti-sigma regulatory factor encodes the protein MQKTETIDIQSSTDVVLVRQSVRQLAVEIGFGLVDQTKIVTAASELARNTLDYGGGGTVKLETLQEGRRRGLRLTFEDWGPGIPDIDLALKDGFTTGNGLGMGLGGAKRLANEFEIQSAVGEGTRIIIVRWK
- a CDS encoding STAS domain-containing protein, with amino-acid sequence MESIPILKMGNFLLVTIQVDMHDRLAITLQEDLTNRITQTHAHGVLIDISGLEIVDSFMGRILGNIARMSRVLDAETVVVGMQPAVAITLVELGMSLMGIRTALNVEKGMALLRSSLNATTNQITATKWRADDDAED
- a CDS encoding STAS domain-containing protein encodes the protein MKAFALKETMSESKISEILETFEADLLSEWTQQLATVNIRRGLIKEAQLKEECREFLSLFRIAVGRGNFTNIQAATWQDMREMLNSISRSRSQNGFTPSETATFVFSFKQPLFKRMRQQLQDPIELGENIWLATNLLDQLGLLTIEVYQKAREEVILRQQEELMELSTPVVKLWDGILALPIIGTLDSARTQMMMESLLQKIVETSSEVAIIDITGVPTVDTLTAQHLLKTVTAARLMGADCMISGIRPQIAQTIVYLGIDLTNVVTKATLADAFLTALKRLGTTITRSQSK
- a CDS encoding YidH family protein; the protein is MDKIPKIDRQREHQANERTFLAWLRTSIALIGFGFAIARFGIFLRQLNIAITQQEPPVSPLSNSENLGVALVIFGISTIALAAWRYNQVFWQIERGDYRPNRLTVWIMTGVVIILGFLSLPLLLRRDKVPSRSPLPIQPQSRNLH
- a CDS encoding RNA-guided endonuclease TnpB family protein; this translates as MYRAVKLRIYPTDEQESYLAQCFGNTRWLWNYMLNATTTVYKETGKGLSKAAMDKLLPSLKKEYEWLGLAYSQVLQRVTFNLSSAFVNFFEGRAKFPDFKSKHGKQSIQYPQNVKLISQDSVIKFPGNLGIIKAVFHKELPNAKFTTVTISKNTDGNYYASILFNQNDHPVIAIRQAIGVDLGLKNFVITSEGSKYGLPNKQLASLEKNWKRKQKKLAKKTDKTSNKRRKAKRLVAKASSKIARVRVDFLHKLSRKIAYENQVICVEDLAVKNMVKNPNLAKAISDQGWRMFLTMLKYKAEKFGHTYQEIGRFFPSSQLCSETLLPILMLQNGYDSLAVRFVDCPHCQMRHDRDINAAINIKNEGLRLWALGTSASALGGDVRPKSSGRKKSMKTEAIPNELGSLPCTEQCK